In Pseudobdellovibrionaceae bacterium, the following proteins share a genomic window:
- a CDS encoding RimK family protein: MANVYVVVDDKQDWAPYYPSSNLLSFQEYINLPMAENKQAFVINLCRHYRYLSKGYYTSLLAEARQHKVIPSVTSINDLSRKSIYNLQTDDLNPIVKKIFEKHPDKARDSFDLMVYFGRTSVPEFADLAWKLFETFKFPILNVHFTKIKDWHISTVKPSSIHKLKDKEEDEFAHALEAYDSKVWRKPRAKKKYDYDLAILINPDEALPPSNKTALKKLIKAAKEYSIHAELITKSDLTRIGEYDALFIRETTAINHHTYTFARNAEKEGLVVIDSPSSILRCCNKVYLHELLQASKIKTPKTILLDKDHKITDEVVKELGFPIVLKVPDSSFSAGVFLAKDMEELNKITSSLFEKSVVVLAQEYMYTDFDWRVGVLNKRPLFVCRYYMSKGHWQIYDHKDSTHVKSGGFDAIAINKAPKKVIQAALKATQAIGDGLYGVDLKEKDGQIYVIEVNDNPNIDAGTEDAYLGDDLYLKIMEEFYDLIDES, from the coding sequence ATGGCAAATGTTTATGTGGTAGTCGACGACAAACAAGACTGGGCTCCTTATTACCCCAGCTCTAATCTTCTAAGTTTTCAAGAGTACATCAACTTACCTATGGCTGAAAATAAACAGGCGTTTGTGATCAACCTGTGTCGCCATTACAGGTACTTGTCCAAGGGGTATTACACCTCCCTCTTGGCCGAAGCTAGGCAACATAAAGTGATTCCTTCTGTAACCTCCATTAACGACTTAAGTAGAAAGTCGATTTACAACTTACAAACGGATGACTTAAATCCAATTGTAAAAAAGATTTTTGAAAAGCACCCAGATAAAGCTCGAGACAGTTTTGATCTTATGGTGTACTTCGGTCGCACTTCGGTTCCCGAGTTTGCCGATCTGGCGTGGAAACTTTTTGAAACTTTTAAGTTTCCGATTTTAAATGTGCATTTTACCAAAATCAAAGACTGGCATATCAGCACCGTCAAACCTTCTTCGATCCACAAACTTAAAGACAAAGAAGAGGACGAATTTGCTCACGCCCTTGAAGCCTATGATTCTAAAGTCTGGCGTAAACCCAGAGCCAAGAAAAAATACGATTACGATCTGGCTATTTTAATAAATCCCGACGAAGCCCTGCCTCCTTCAAATAAAACAGCACTTAAAAAACTGATCAAAGCCGCCAAAGAGTACAGCATTCACGCCGAGCTGATCACCAAAAGTGATCTGACAAGAATTGGTGAATACGACGCGCTTTTTATTCGCGAGACCACAGCCATCAATCATCACACCTACACTTTTGCTAGAAACGCAGAAAAAGAGGGCTTAGTGGTGATTGATTCCCCATCTTCGATTTTAAGATGTTGCAACAAAGTGTATTTACATGAACTGCTGCAAGCCTCAAAAATCAAAACACCTAAGACCATATTGCTAGACAAAGACCATAAGATCACCGACGAGGTCGTAAAAGAATTGGGATTTCCTATTGTACTTAAAGTGCCTGACAGTTCTTTTTCTGCAGGAGTGTTTTTAGCAAAAGACATGGAAGAACTTAACAAGATCACCAGCTCCCTGTTTGAAAAGTCCGTGGTGGTTTTAGCTCAAGAGTATATGTACACCGACTTTGATTGGCGAGTAGGAGTTCTGAACAAGCGTCCTCTTTTTGTCTGTCGTTACTATATGTCTAAAGGTCATTGGCAGATTTATGATCACAAAGATTCTACCCATGTGAAGTCTGGAGGGTTTGATGCCATTGCTATTAACAAAGCCCCTAAAAAAGTCATCCAAGCCGCCCTTAAAGCCACCCAAGCCATAGGTGATGGATTATATGGGGTAGACCTGAAAGAAAAAGACGGACAAATCTATGTCATCGAAGTCAACGACAACCCCAACATTGATGCAGGCACCGAAGACGCCTACTTAGGCGACGACCTTTACCTTAAAATCATGGAAGAGTTCTATGATCTGATTGATGAGTCTTAA
- the rimI gene encoding ribosomal protein S18-alanine N-acetyltransferase: MEIKITPAKLSDLGELLRLEQESFQSDVLSKASFRHFLQSDKSDFIVAKKSKRVLGYALLLYKRGTSLARLYSIAVDPKARGMGIGSKLLKKSEELALDRDKTHLRLEVRTDNKGAIELYQDSGYRKFGVKPQFYEDGSDALCYEKRLLPTNLGFKFKVPYFSQNTEFTCGAASLLMAMAAHDKKTTPSFEKELTIWREATTIFMTSGHGGCGPKGLALAAHKRGFKVEVWVSHAGPMFLDGVRSKAKKDVVKLVHKNFKDQIEQLKVPLRVGRLNEKQLEKVFKKQGIPLVLISSYKITKSKAPHWVVLAGYDEDHFYIHDPEPEVLQAMDVNMSTAFPEEAYIPVLKKEFLKMARYGRKKDQACVIVYPKSKR; this comes from the coding sequence ATGGAAATAAAAATCACACCTGCTAAGCTTTCGGATCTCGGTGAGCTTTTAAGATTAGAGCAGGAGAGTTTCCAATCTGATGTCCTTTCTAAAGCTAGTTTTCGCCATTTCTTACAGTCTGACAAGTCGGATTTCATTGTGGCTAAAAAATCAAAACGTGTTTTGGGTTACGCTTTATTGCTTTACAAAAGAGGGACAAGTTTGGCCCGCCTTTACTCTATCGCCGTGGACCCCAAAGCTAGGGGCATGGGAATAGGATCAAAACTGCTTAAAAAGTCAGAAGAGTTGGCTTTAGATCGCGATAAAACTCATTTAAGACTTGAAGTGCGCACGGACAACAAAGGGGCCATCGAACTTTATCAAGACAGTGGCTACCGTAAATTTGGAGTGAAGCCCCAGTTTTACGAAGACGGGAGCGACGCCCTTTGCTATGAAAAGCGGCTTTTACCCACAAACTTAGGCTTTAAATTTAAGGTGCCTTACTTTAGCCAAAACACCGAGTTCACCTGCGGAGCCGCAAGCCTTCTTATGGCTATGGCGGCACATGATAAAAAAACAACTCCCAGCTTTGAGAAGGAACTTACGATCTGGCGAGAGGCCACCACCATTTTTATGACCTCAGGTCATGGCGGCTGTGGGCCCAAGGGTTTGGCTTTAGCTGCCCATAAACGTGGTTTTAAGGTCGAAGTCTGGGTGAGCCACGCGGGCCCCATGTTTTTAGATGGGGTAAGGTCGAAAGCCAAAAAAGATGTGGTCAAATTGGTTCATAAGAACTTCAAAGATCAAATTGAACAACTCAAAGTGCCACTGCGTGTAGGTCGCTTAAACGAAAAACAACTGGAAAAAGTTTTTAAAAAACAAGGCATCCCTTTGGTGCTGATCAGCTCTTATAAGATCACTAAATCCAAAGCTCCTCATTGGGTCGTACTTGCGGGCTACGATGAGGATCATTTTTATATCCACGACCCAGAACCCGAAGTGCTGCAAGCTATGGATGTGAACATGAGCACCGCTTTTCCAGAGGAAGCCTACATTCCTGTTCTTAAAAAAGAATTTTTAAAGATGGCGAGGTATGGACGCAAGAAAGATCAAGCTTGTGTGATCGTGTATCCCAAGTCAAAAAGGTGA
- a CDS encoding DUF4347 domain-containing protein — protein sequence MPQKIALLYFILFLSACQLVPVYEMHHAQHRSQAQESQKQKHVTSQKVFINAFDKRSDSALFQIAKAEFTSLYKDQPHWHYLEISKIPEIGPALDEMAQKAPIDELVLHAHGSPFRMKIGTKSLHRFNIHKLNFQGSLAPRAKVYLYSCSVGQKSLFNLGTPFVEKLGKYLLKEKGTIYASTKVMFYPTDYFVNDLDLPELRPNLFSKVLSILFVPITLPTLQYITWSPWDTQRIRKIEI from the coding sequence ATGCCACAAAAAATAGCTCTATTATATTTTATTCTTTTTCTTTCTGCGTGTCAGTTAGTTCCTGTATATGAAATGCATCATGCCCAACATCGAAGTCAGGCTCAGGAATCACAAAAACAAAAACACGTGACCTCTCAGAAGGTCTTTATCAATGCTTTTGATAAAAGAAGTGACTCGGCCTTATTTCAGATTGCTAAAGCAGAGTTTACAAGTCTTTATAAAGACCAACCCCATTGGCATTATTTAGAAATTTCAAAAATTCCTGAGATAGGTCCTGCCTTGGATGAGATGGCGCAAAAGGCTCCCATAGATGAACTTGTTTTACATGCCCATGGCTCACCCTTTCGCATGAAAATCGGAACCAAGAGCCTTCATCGTTTCAATATACATAAACTGAATTTTCAAGGTTCTTTAGCGCCTAGAGCGAAGGTGTATCTCTACTCCTGTTCTGTAGGGCAAAAAAGTCTTTTTAATTTAGGAACACCCTTTGTAGAAAAACTAGGGAAGTACCTCTTAAAAGAAAAAGGCACAATCTATGCCAGCACAAAAGTGATGTTTTACCCCACGGATTATTTTGTGAACGATCTCGACCTTCCTGAACTGCGTCCCAATTTATTTTCGAAGGTTCTTTCTATTTTATTTGTTCCGATCACCTTGCCCACTCTTCAGTACATCACTTGGAGTCCGTGGGATACGCAACGCATTCGAAAAATAGAAATTTAA
- the ilvA gene encoding threonine ammonia-lyase, giving the protein MSLKHPICFDDIVAARERISKAVFKTQLELSESASKWIGKKIFFKYENQQRTGSFKIRGAYNRISQLSAEQLKAGISACSAGNHAQGVALCAKLLGSQSYIVMPEVAPLAKVVATQGYGANVILKGSMFDEAYDHCMQISKENSYTLVHPYEDPEVVAGQGTIGLELLEQCAELDTVVVPIGGGGLISGIALALKTLKPQIKIIGAVPERVPAMKMLFDSKGDLPEKAPYKSTIADGIAVKKPSKMIYDTYISKYVDDIVSVSDDEIARAMVFLLERAKAVVEGSGAASLAAAKKASHELGDNVGIVISGGNVDLNLLASVIEKGLEHEGRLCRISVVVDDVPGMLNSLTQTIASHGANILEVTHRRLAQGIDIRQTEIEILLSTRNQEHVEKIKNALLAGGIFIKDIL; this is encoded by the coding sequence ATGAGTTTAAAGCATCCAATTTGTTTTGATGACATTGTCGCAGCTAGAGAACGAATTTCAAAAGCCGTGTTTAAAACTCAACTTGAACTGTCTGAGTCGGCCAGTAAGTGGATTGGCAAAAAGATTTTTTTTAAATATGAAAACCAACAGCGCACAGGCAGTTTTAAAATTCGCGGTGCCTATAATCGCATCAGTCAGCTCAGTGCCGAACAACTCAAAGCGGGAATTTCGGCGTGCTCTGCGGGAAATCATGCCCAAGGTGTCGCCTTATGTGCCAAGCTTCTGGGCTCTCAGTCTTACATTGTTATGCCTGAAGTTGCTCCTCTGGCTAAGGTGGTGGCCACTCAAGGGTATGGGGCTAATGTGATTCTTAAAGGCTCTATGTTTGATGAGGCTTATGACCACTGCATGCAAATTTCCAAAGAGAACTCGTACACCTTGGTTCACCCTTACGAAGACCCAGAAGTGGTCGCAGGACAGGGCACAATAGGTTTAGAGTTGTTAGAGCAGTGTGCAGAACTGGATACGGTGGTTGTACCCATAGGTGGCGGTGGACTCATTTCGGGAATCGCTTTAGCACTTAAAACTCTTAAACCACAAATTAAAATTATTGGTGCCGTTCCAGAACGAGTGCCCGCTATGAAGATGCTTTTTGATTCTAAAGGTGATCTACCAGAAAAGGCGCCTTACAAGTCTACCATTGCTGATGGAATTGCAGTTAAAAAACCATCCAAAATGATTTATGACACTTACATTTCTAAGTACGTTGATGACATTGTTTCAGTCTCTGATGACGAAATCGCCAGAGCCATGGTGTTCCTGTTGGAACGAGCTAAGGCCGTAGTGGAAGGTTCAGGCGCAGCCAGCTTGGCTGCTGCCAAAAAAGCTAGCCATGAATTAGGTGATAATGTCGGGATCGTGATTTCAGGAGGAAATGTGGATCTTAATTTATTGGCTTCAGTGATTGAAAAAGGTTTAGAACACGAAGGACGGCTTTGCCGAATTTCAGTTGTTGTGGACGATGTGCCAGGAATGCTGAACTCTTTGACCCAAACCATTGCCTCCCATGGAGCTAATATCTTAGAGGTGACTCACCGACGACTGGCGCAAGGGATTGATATTCGCCAAACGGAAATTGAAATTCTTTTATCCACTCGAAACCAAGAACATGTTGAAAAGATCAAAAATGCGTTGCTTGCAGGTGGCATTTTTATTAAAGACATTCTTTAG
- a CDS encoding aspartoacylase, with translation MKVVIVGATHGNEKTGAWLIEKWKTHPDLLPSQHEYLLMIGNPKALEQNTRYVDFDLNRSFNGGNQDSKTYEYHRARELKNKVKEWSKGDDVFLIDLHTTTSNMGTTLILSDQERLNAWVLKKAQIQIPEARLLFSFFDQQNIYLNSLSRYGALVEIGPAPQNLLLGSAIELMEAATLEILKALPQNPPNFLEPVVLEGFLEGDEVLYPMWKDKRYSSHIHPHLQNKDFELLQTGDPIFISQDGKTLHYEGEDTYPIFINEAAYYVKDFAFTKAQKTKMTF, from the coding sequence ATGAAGGTGGTCATTGTGGGCGCAACCCACGGGAACGAAAAGACTGGGGCTTGGCTTATTGAAAAATGGAAGACTCATCCTGATCTTTTGCCTTCACAGCATGAGTATTTACTTATGATCGGTAACCCCAAAGCTCTTGAACAGAACACACGTTATGTGGATTTTGACCTTAACCGTAGTTTTAATGGAGGCAACCAAGACTCAAAAACTTATGAGTACCACAGAGCCCGAGAATTAAAAAATAAGGTCAAAGAATGGTCAAAAGGTGACGATGTTTTTTTAATTGATCTGCACACCACCACGTCTAATATGGGTACGACTCTTATCCTTTCTGATCAAGAGCGTTTAAACGCCTGGGTTTTAAAAAAGGCTCAAATACAAATTCCTGAAGCCCGTTTGTTATTTTCTTTTTTTGATCAGCAAAATATTTATTTAAACTCATTAAGCCGCTACGGAGCTTTAGTGGAAATTGGCCCTGCACCACAAAATTTACTCTTAGGTTCAGCCATTGAGCTTATGGAAGCCGCTACTCTGGAAATTTTAAAGGCTTTACCCCAAAATCCACCTAATTTTTTAGAACCCGTAGTGCTAGAAGGGTTTTTAGAAGGAGATGAGGTTCTGTATCCGATGTGGAAAGACAAACGCTACTCTTCACATATTCATCCTCATTTACAAAATAAAGATTTTGAACTGCTTCAAACTGGTGACCCCATCTTTATTTCGCAAGATGGAAAAACCTTACATTACGAAGGCGAGGACACTTACCCTATTTTTATTAACGAAGCCGCCTATTACGTGAAGGACTTTGCCTTTACCAAAGCCCAAAAGACAAAGATGACCTTTTAA
- the hisC gene encoding histidinol-phosphate transaminase: protein MNIEVSSEILNLVPYKPGKPLSEAQREFGITDFVKLASNECPLAPHPNIVKAIAQAAADCHRYPDPSAFELKKAVATYYRVPEAHITFGNGSDELVDLLVRAFCTPHEDSILTSEGAFIAYAISAQVQSVKVVQTPLTSDYKFDLEAMSKILENPQQRPKLVFIPNPNNPTGTYLNSKEVFEFLDRWGQCEDFLIVFDEAYNEFVRASDYPFDLAQSIQKYPNLVVLKTMSKVFALAGARIGSLMADPFVIDIINRIRKPFNVNVFAQAAALQALKETEFLKEIQQITWKGLDYMYESFDEMGIDYIPSQANFILFDTHKDAIKINQELLKEGVILRPVDNYGLPAQLRISVGLPHENEKAMGAIAKVLGLKWSKSKK from the coding sequence ATGAACATCGAAGTTTCTAGTGAAATTTTAAATTTGGTCCCCTATAAACCTGGGAAACCTTTGTCAGAGGCCCAAAGAGAGTTTGGAATTACGGATTTTGTTAAATTGGCTAGTAACGAATGCCCTCTGGCTCCTCATCCCAATATTGTAAAGGCCATCGCACAAGCTGCTGCTGACTGCCATCGTTATCCTGACCCCAGTGCCTTTGAGCTTAAAAAAGCTGTAGCCACTTATTATCGTGTGCCAGAAGCCCATATCACTTTTGGAAATGGATCAGATGAGTTAGTAGATCTTTTAGTACGTGCCTTTTGTACTCCCCACGAAGACAGTATCCTAACTTCTGAAGGGGCCTTCATTGCTTATGCGATTTCAGCCCAAGTGCAATCGGTTAAAGTTGTTCAGACTCCGTTGACTTCAGATTATAAATTTGACCTTGAGGCCATGTCTAAGATTCTTGAAAATCCACAACAAAGACCTAAACTGGTTTTTATTCCTAACCCCAATAACCCCACAGGAACTTACCTAAATTCTAAAGAGGTGTTTGAGTTCTTGGATCGTTGGGGCCAGTGCGAAGATTTTTTAATTGTATTTGATGAAGCTTATAACGAGTTTGTCAGAGCCTCTGATTATCCTTTTGATCTGGCTCAAAGTATTCAAAAGTATCCGAACCTAGTGGTGCTAAAAACCATGAGTAAGGTCTTTGCTCTTGCAGGTGCAAGAATCGGCTCTTTGATGGCTGACCCCTTTGTGATTGATATCATCAACAGAATCCGTAAGCCTTTTAATGTGAATGTGTTTGCTCAAGCCGCAGCCCTTCAGGCCTTAAAAGAGACCGAGTTTTTAAAAGAAATTCAACAGATCACTTGGAAAGGTTTAGATTATATGTACGAAAGCTTTGATGAAATGGGTATAGATTATATCCCTTCTCAGGCCAACTTTATTCTATTTGACACTCACAAGGATGCGATCAAAATAAACCAAGAACTTTTAAAAGAAGGTGTGATCTTACGTCCTGTCGACAATTATGGACTGCCTGCACAGCTTAGAATTTCTGTAGGTTTGCCACATGAAAACGAAAAGGCCATGGGTGCTATTGCAAAAGTGTTGGGATTGAAATGGTCGAAGAGCAAGAAGTAG
- a CDS encoding DUF3617 domain-containing protein, whose product MRTIIVMTVLMTAQTTWAKLILKPGAYRMQSTMTVDGKEVDVQKEMQNAMKEMQKSMEGMDLSMLPPEARKQMEKMSGENKLAEKLLEMCISQEDVNMDKKTIAKMMAQNESNDMKDCKSKVVKSTSKEVETKTTCSDGSMTFNMKALSPTKFEQVMTEYKKNGKKGDTVKITGTFFASKCPDHVLKRDAELKKLAKKWENIQTDEESLQKLVNPPAAKEAKKAPVQKTKPKK is encoded by the coding sequence ATGAGAACAATCATTGTAATGACGGTGCTTATGACAGCACAGACAACATGGGCCAAGTTGATTTTAAAACCAGGGGCATACCGTATGCAGAGCACTATGACGGTAGACGGAAAAGAAGTGGACGTACAAAAAGAAATGCAAAATGCGATGAAAGAGATGCAGAAAAGTATGGAAGGCATGGACTTAAGTATGTTGCCTCCAGAAGCTCGTAAACAAATGGAAAAAATGAGTGGTGAAAATAAGTTGGCAGAAAAGCTGTTAGAGATGTGTATCAGCCAAGAAGACGTAAATATGGACAAAAAAACCATTGCTAAAATGATGGCCCAAAATGAAAGTAATGATATGAAAGACTGCAAGTCAAAAGTGGTAAAGTCGACATCCAAAGAGGTCGAAACAAAAACTACTTGTAGCGATGGATCAATGACTTTTAATATGAAAGCACTAAGTCCTACAAAGTTTGAACAGGTCATGACCGAATACAAAAAAAATGGCAAAAAAGGAGATACTGTGAAAATCACAGGAACTTTCTTTGCCTCAAAGTGCCCAGATCATGTTTTAAAAAGAGATGCTGAACTTAAAAAGTTAGCAAAAAAGTGGGAGAACATTCAGACGGATGAAGAGAGCCTTCAAAAGCTAGTGAACCCACCAGCAGCCAAAGAAGCAAAAAAAGCTCCAGTTCAAAAAACCAAACCTAAAAAATAA
- the tpiA gene encoding triose-phosphate isomerase, with protein MVVSQAMEFICAANWKMNQDVSSSRQFLVDFFNQVSLQDVERFMFFPPALLSYEFEAHNSKGLLWGAQNFYAENSGAFTGENSPELYKKLGAKVMLIGHSERRSLFAETNAMIKSKIEKCVELGLRPVLCVGETLAERESGQAESVVKQQLAEALGEKGPKDLVVAYEPVWAIGTGKVASVSDVQSMHSYIKTLVGQSTPILYGGSVKPENAGELFALESVNGFLIGGASLKCESLLSIFSEMKNKL; from the coding sequence ATGGTAGTGTCCCAAGCTATGGAATTCATTTGTGCAGCCAATTGGAAGATGAACCAAGACGTGTCATCGTCCCGACAGTTTTTAGTAGATTTTTTTAATCAGGTGTCCCTACAAGATGTGGAACGCTTTATGTTTTTTCCACCCGCTCTGCTGTCTTATGAGTTCGAGGCTCACAACAGTAAAGGACTTCTTTGGGGAGCCCAAAACTTTTATGCCGAAAATTCAGGTGCCTTTACAGGTGAAAATTCGCCTGAGCTTTATAAAAAATTAGGGGCCAAGGTGATGCTTATTGGTCATAGTGAGCGTCGTTCTTTATTTGCAGAAACCAACGCCATGATCAAAAGTAAAATCGAGAAGTGTGTGGAGTTAGGGTTAAGACCCGTTCTTTGTGTGGGCGAAACTTTAGCCGAGCGTGAGTCAGGACAAGCCGAGTCGGTGGTCAAGCAGCAGTTAGCAGAGGCACTAGGCGAAAAGGGACCTAAAGACTTAGTTGTAGCTTACGAGCCAGTATGGGCCATTGGTACGGGCAAAGTAGCAAGTGTTTCTGATGTGCAGAGTATGCACAGTTATATCAAAACTTTAGTGGGACAGAGTACGCCTATTTTATACGGAGGCAGTGTAAAACCAGAAAATGCGGGAGAGCTTTTTGCGTTAGAAAGCGTGAACGGCTTTTTGATTGGTGGTGCCTCTTTAAAGTGTGAAAGTTTACTCAGTATCTTTTCAGAGATGAAAAATAAACTCTAA